One region of Pseudoalteromonas galatheae genomic DNA includes:
- a CDS encoding TonB-dependent receptor domain-containing protein: MKRSNPVIKRTPVFFAVSCALASISTSVLAEQGTNVDEVEKIQVTGSRILREGAIAPAPVTVISGESLLSSGVTNIGEALNDLPALANTYSLANGGRHIGTAGLSMLDLRGMGTARTLVLVDGKRHVASNPGSSAVDVNNIPSNWIERVEIITGGASAVYGADAVTGVVNFILKKDIQGFDLSVSKGSAEEGPYENEKFSLSYGVDFDGGKGNVGISVSHVKQDGMTAKDRAQTRAPITSVSNPADKDYIDENDNYVHDGVPDRLTIPNGGWFDDAKEGNFYLVENDQDVWYIFNPDGSVRPQKLGTTYSDYGKCSGDCDILDLTRYTELQPTFENTNVNIKANYDITTDINAYASAKYVKSEADSIGQPSFFEYGNSRGTGAFIIKRDNAYIHESLAQLMDSKGVEQFAMHRFMEDAGRRYEFNERETTRFVVGATGVVAEDWDFDVSAVYGKTETTQTNAGNTIKARVKQSADAIKLANGDIVCRDVEARAAGCVPTSLFGYGAVSDEAAAWFNTTSISESTIKQTVFNANISNSAIYELPAGYVGVSFGVEYRKEESDSLPDAFAATGATFLTAIQEEHGDFTVREAFTEISIPLLSDVLLAQDLSFDLAARFADYSTIGDTLSWKAGINWTVTDELRIRATKSRAMRAPNISELYGPVSETFFSSITDPCQKGEVQDANRRANCDALGIPVDFDAIATVSSIPGLSGGNPELKEEESDSVTYGVVYTPEAIEGFTVTLDYWKIEIDDAIDAVAGQDILDKCVDSLTGIDNQFCALITRDAEGELRNIRSITQNVAKQSAEGVDFEFGYDFDLLEGRMTTSLIGTYLISRKEYPFQVDPTDFIQNAGTEGEAEWQAMLSLGYKVGNWQFGSKTRYLDEVSRYTEQELKLNPDPNSLMGYGTYFITDIRGGYSFENGITLELGVDNVFDRDLPGYTTGTGVGTASYDNIGRMYYGAITYQF, translated from the coding sequence ATGAAAAGAAGTAATCCAGTAATAAAGAGAACACCGGTGTTTTTTGCTGTCAGCTGCGCGCTTGCATCTATCTCGACAAGTGTACTTGCGGAGCAAGGCACTAACGTCGACGAAGTTGAGAAAATTCAGGTTACCGGGTCTCGTATACTGAGAGAAGGTGCGATAGCTCCTGCTCCGGTAACGGTAATTAGCGGTGAATCTTTACTATCGAGCGGTGTAACGAATATTGGTGAAGCGTTAAATGATTTGCCTGCACTTGCAAACACATACTCTCTAGCGAACGGCGGAAGACATATCGGTACTGCTGGATTGAGCATGCTAGATTTGCGTGGTATGGGTACTGCTAGAACCTTGGTACTTGTTGATGGTAAGCGTCACGTAGCAAGCAATCCTGGCTCTTCTGCAGTTGATGTAAACAATATTCCATCAAACTGGATTGAGCGTGTAGAAATCATTACTGGTGGCGCGTCTGCTGTATATGGTGCAGATGCTGTAACAGGTGTTGTTAACTTTATCTTGAAAAAAGACATCCAAGGGTTCGATCTAAGCGTATCTAAAGGTAGTGCTGAAGAAGGCCCTTATGAAAACGAAAAGTTCAGCCTGTCTTACGGTGTAGACTTTGATGGTGGTAAAGGTAATGTTGGTATCTCTGTTTCCCATGTGAAGCAAGATGGTATGACAGCTAAAGATAGGGCACAAACTCGCGCGCCTATCACTAGTGTGTCAAACCCAGCAGATAAAGATTATATAGACGAAAACGATAACTATGTTCACGATGGTGTACCTGATAGACTCACTATTCCTAATGGCGGTTGGTTTGACGATGCTAAAGAAGGTAACTTCTATTTAGTAGAAAATGACCAAGATGTTTGGTATATCTTTAACCCAGATGGCAGTGTCAGACCTCAAAAACTTGGTACAACTTACAGCGATTACGGGAAGTGCTCTGGTGACTGTGACATTCTTGATTTAACTCGTTATACAGAACTACAACCCACTTTTGAAAATACCAATGTAAATATCAAAGCCAACTACGATATTACGACTGATATTAACGCATATGCTTCCGCTAAATATGTTAAATCAGAAGCTGATTCCATTGGTCAACCATCGTTTTTTGAGTATGGAAATAGTCGTGGAACAGGTGCGTTCATTATCAAACGCGATAATGCTTATATCCATGAATCACTTGCTCAATTGATGGATAGTAAAGGTGTGGAACAATTTGCAATGCACCGCTTTATGGAAGATGCAGGGCGTCGATATGAGTTTAATGAGCGTGAAACAACCCGATTTGTAGTTGGTGCAACGGGCGTGGTTGCAGAAGATTGGGACTTCGATGTTTCGGCTGTATATGGTAAAACAGAGACAACTCAGACTAATGCTGGTAATACGATTAAAGCACGTGTTAAACAGTCTGCAGATGCAATTAAGCTAGCAAACGGTGACATTGTCTGTCGTGATGTGGAAGCTCGTGCCGCAGGATGTGTGCCGACGAGCCTCTTTGGTTATGGTGCCGTGAGCGACGAGGCTGCCGCTTGGTTCAATACCACAAGTATTAGTGAATCTACCATCAAGCAAACAGTGTTCAACGCTAACATCAGTAATAGCGCCATCTATGAACTACCTGCTGGCTATGTTGGGGTATCTTTTGGTGTTGAATATCGTAAAGAAGAAAGCGATTCTTTACCTGACGCCTTCGCGGCAACAGGTGCAACATTCTTGACTGCAATCCAAGAGGAGCATGGAGACTTTACGGTAAGAGAAGCATTTACAGAGATTTCGATTCCATTACTATCTGATGTATTGCTAGCTCAGGACTTATCATTTGATTTGGCCGCACGTTTTGCCGACTACTCAACGATTGGTGATACTTTAAGCTGGAAAGCAGGTATCAACTGGACTGTGACAGATGAGTTGCGTATCCGTGCTACGAAGTCTCGGGCTATGCGAGCGCCAAATATTTCAGAACTTTATGGCCCAGTCAGTGAAACGTTCTTTAGTAGCATTACGGATCCTTGTCAAAAGGGAGAAGTACAGGATGCAAACCGTAGAGCAAACTGTGATGCGCTAGGGATCCCTGTAGATTTTGATGCTATAGCGACAGTTTCTTCTATTCCAGGATTATCTGGTGGTAACCCTGAATTAAAAGAAGAAGAGTCAGATAGTGTTACTTATGGTGTAGTGTACACTCCAGAGGCGATAGAAGGTTTCACCGTAACACTAGATTACTGGAAAATAGAAATTGACGACGCAATCGATGCGGTAGCTGGACAAGATATTCTAGACAAGTGTGTTGATTCACTTACAGGTATAGATAACCAATTCTGTGCTTTGATCACCCGCGATGCTGAAGGTGAGCTAAGAAATATTCGCTCAATTACACAAAACGTAGCAAAGCAAAGTGCTGAAGGTGTTGATTTCGAATTTGGTTACGACTTTGATCTACTTGAAGGGCGTATGACAACTAGCTTGATCGGTACTTACCTAATTAGTAGAAAAGAGTATCCATTCCAAGTTGACCCGACTGACTTTATTCAAAATGCTGGCACTGAGGGTGAAGCTGAGTGGCAGGCAATGCTTTCTCTTGGTTACAAAGTAGGTAATTGGCAGTTCGGTTCAAAGACTCGCTACTTAGATGAAGTAAGTCGATATACCGAGCAAGAATTAAAGCTCAATCCAGATCCAAATAGTTTGATGGGCTATGGTACCTATTTCATCACAGATATTCGTGGTGGTTACAGTTTCGAGAATGGCATTACGCTTGAATTAGGTGTCGACAACGTATTTGACAGAGACTTGCCTGGTTACACCACAGGAACTGGTGTTGGAACTGCGAGTTACGATAACATTGGTCGCATGTACTACGGTGCAATCACTTATCAATTCTAA
- a CDS encoding XRE family transcriptional regulator, translating to MSTAFSRRFVTLVEQFAGGNKRQFAQLTGKSPSHIYRICRGLSRPSMIYLEHLYSLFAVDLNWLLTGEQPIDKPQGQFKDELTLIPKLDIEASAGMGSVIGHEEVTEQFALNRRWLNSHLGVYSEKLAFVSIRGDSMQPTLLDGDMVLVDLSQNQPSKDAVYIVQTEEGLMAKRVQQKHSQLKVISDNPDYPSWEITADNADSHGIAGRVVWCGRSI from the coding sequence ATGAGTACGGCATTTTCAAGACGATTTGTAACCTTAGTAGAGCAATTTGCAGGCGGCAATAAGCGCCAATTTGCCCAGCTAACAGGTAAATCCCCTTCCCATATTTACCGTATTTGTCGCGGCTTAAGTCGCCCTTCAATGATATATCTTGAGCACCTTTATAGCCTATTTGCCGTTGATCTGAACTGGTTACTTACCGGTGAGCAACCCATAGATAAACCACAAGGTCAGTTTAAGGATGAGCTTACCCTAATACCTAAACTTGATATTGAGGCTAGTGCAGGTATGGGTAGTGTAATTGGTCATGAGGAAGTCACCGAGCAATTTGCACTCAACCGTCGTTGGCTAAACTCCCATCTTGGCGTATATTCAGAGAAGCTCGCCTTTGTCTCTATCCGTGGTGATAGTATGCAGCCTACGTTGCTAGACGGCGACATGGTACTCGTTGACCTTTCACAGAATCAGCCTAGTAAAGATGCAGTTTATATCGTTCAAACGGAAGAGGGTCTAATGGCTAAACGAGTGCAACAAAAGCACTCTCAGCTCAAAGTGATCAGTGATAACCCTGATTACCCGAGCTGGGAGATCACCGCTGACAATGCCGACAGTCATGGCATTGCAGGGCGTGTTGTTTGGTGTGGTCGCAGTATCTAA
- a CDS encoding AraC family transcriptional regulator codes for MPSSLSKQTTSPWRIQPKYKRFLKPTLGRPILPRAVKKAEWEHVQRHQHEWGQLAYTSNGVITIVTPEGTFVIPPDQALWLPPGLPHETYCRYGGDFRSVYIDNKYTELLGNKAKLIAVDELLKQFILEICTWQEEYHLDEKTERFITVFIDRLTSATSCHFFIPSAQDARILPIVTELHNNPGCKISLETWSEQVGASTRTLNRLFHKCFMMGFSDWRQKLRAIKAIELLKDGYSQQQAAEYLGFESTAAFSNAFKKVFGKPPGQYLKK; via the coding sequence ATGCCAAGTTCTTTATCAAAGCAGACAACTTCTCCTTGGCGTATTCAGCCCAAATATAAACGCTTCTTAAAACCAACACTTGGCCGACCAATCTTGCCAAGAGCGGTAAAAAAAGCAGAGTGGGAGCATGTTCAGCGGCACCAACATGAGTGGGGGCAGCTTGCATATACAAGTAATGGAGTCATCACAATTGTGACTCCTGAAGGCACTTTCGTGATCCCTCCCGACCAAGCTTTGTGGCTCCCCCCAGGCCTTCCACATGAAACGTATTGTCGCTACGGTGGAGATTTTCGTAGTGTCTATATCGACAATAAATATACTGAGTTGCTAGGGAATAAAGCGAAGCTAATCGCGGTAGATGAACTCCTGAAGCAATTTATACTGGAGATCTGTACTTGGCAGGAAGAGTACCATTTAGACGAAAAAACAGAGCGATTTATTACTGTCTTTATTGATAGGCTAACATCGGCTACAAGTTGTCATTTTTTTATTCCAAGTGCCCAAGACGCAAGAATTTTGCCCATTGTGACGGAGTTGCACAATAACCCAGGATGCAAAATAAGTTTAGAAACATGGAGTGAACAGGTCGGCGCATCAACCCGGACACTCAACCGCCTATTTCATAAATGCTTTATGATGGGGTTCAGTGATTGGCGCCAAAAATTAAGAGCTATCAAAGCGATTGAGCTGTTGAAAGATGGATATTCTCAGCAACAAGCAGCTGAATATTTGGGTTTTGAGTCTACCGCCGCATTTAGCAATGCATTTAAAAAAGTCTTTGGCAAACCGCCGGGGCAATACCTGAAGAAATAG
- the rhlB gene encoding ATP-dependent RNA helicase RhlB encodes MTKTHLTNKKFNDFALAPEVVAGLQENGFEFCTPIQAKCIPYICEGRDIAGQAQTGTGKTLAFLTATCHRLLQTKKDKKTQPRAIIMAPTRELAIQIHKDAQVIAPRCDLKLALVYGGEDYEKQRAQLEKGADILIGTTGRLIDFYKQGAYNLNDIEVVVLDEADRMFDLGFIKDIRYLFNRMPGREERLNLLFSATLSYRVQELAFEHMTNPIHVQIEPDVKTGKRIQEELFHPSTEDKIPLLLTLIEEEWPEKAIIFANTKHSCENVYEWLKADGHRAGLLTGDVNQKKRQSILAQFTRGDVDLLVATDVAARGLHIPEVSHVFNFDLPDDREDYVHRIGRTGRAGASGHAISFACEQYAYNLHEIEEYIEHAIPVSHYDKTALLTDLRAPQVNKRRHSGHGNSSNKQRGGGRRTGGYRKPQSK; translated from the coding sequence ATGACTAAGACACATTTGACCAATAAAAAATTCAACGACTTTGCTTTAGCACCGGAAGTGGTCGCCGGTTTACAGGAAAATGGCTTCGAATTTTGTACGCCAATCCAAGCAAAGTGTATACCTTACATCTGTGAAGGCCGCGATATCGCGGGCCAGGCACAAACTGGTACGGGCAAAACTCTTGCGTTTTTGACCGCGACCTGTCATCGCCTATTGCAGACCAAAAAGGATAAAAAAACGCAACCTCGTGCAATTATTATGGCACCGACTCGAGAGTTGGCTATCCAAATACATAAGGACGCGCAAGTCATTGCGCCACGTTGTGATCTTAAGCTTGCCCTAGTATATGGTGGCGAAGATTACGAAAAACAACGGGCTCAACTGGAAAAAGGCGCGGATATACTAATCGGAACGACTGGACGTTTAATCGATTTTTATAAGCAGGGTGCTTATAACCTCAATGATATCGAAGTGGTTGTGCTAGATGAAGCAGACCGAATGTTTGATTTAGGTTTTATCAAAGACATTCGCTATTTGTTCAATCGTATGCCAGGTCGTGAAGAGCGATTAAATCTATTATTTTCTGCAACATTGTCATACAGAGTGCAAGAGTTAGCATTCGAACACATGACCAATCCTATTCATGTACAAATTGAGCCGGATGTTAAAACGGGCAAACGTATTCAAGAAGAGCTATTTCATCCGTCAACAGAGGACAAAATACCTTTACTGTTGACTTTGATTGAGGAAGAGTGGCCAGAGAAGGCAATTATTTTTGCTAATACTAAGCACAGTTGTGAAAACGTATATGAATGGCTGAAAGCGGATGGCCACCGTGCAGGCTTGCTTACTGGAGATGTGAACCAAAAGAAACGTCAATCAATTCTAGCGCAGTTTACGCGTGGCGATGTTGATTTACTGGTTGCGACGGATGTTGCAGCGCGAGGTTTACATATTCCTGAAGTAAGTCACGTGTTCAACTTTGATTTGCCGGATGACAGAGAAGACTACGTTCATCGTATTGGCCGGACAGGCCGAGCTGGTGCGTCTGGGCATGCGATTAGTTTCGCATGTGAACAATATGCCTATAATCTGCATGAGATAGAGGAATACATAGAACATGCAATTCCTGTTTCTCATTATGATAAAACAGCACTATTGACCGATTTGCGTGCACCGCAAGTAAATAAACGTCGTCATTCAGGTCATGGCAATAGTAGTAACAAACAACGTGGTGGTGGTCGCCGAACAGGTGGCTATAGGAAACCACAATCCAAGTAA
- a CDS encoding MFS transporter, producing MKNASQGWQSPFNFLVLATVVMAVTFAGWMAMLNNFAIEAANFNGANMGMLQSLREIPGFLAFTAVFVLLVLKEQTFALISLCLLSLGVAITGLLPTIYGLYATTVLMSIGFHYFETLNQSLSLQWFNKDEAPAKLGILLSIKSIASLITYALIWLGFSYFSADYQWMYLLIGGVGFIIALFMFIGFPTFEMHTTQHKKLILRKEYSLYYALIFFSGARRQIFMVFAGFLMVEKFGFDVAQITALYMLNHLINIFVAPKIGKMIGHIGERKTLTIEYAGLIFVFIGYALVESASFAAALYVIDHLFFAMAIALKTYFQKIARPEDIAATAGVSFTINHIAAVVIPASFGLVWLYDQSLVFYFGAALAVCSLVLSQFVNTANVQEKLAKSV from the coding sequence ATGAAGAATGCTTCTCAAGGATGGCAAAGTCCTTTTAATTTCTTAGTGCTCGCTACTGTAGTTATGGCCGTCACGTTTGCAGGTTGGATGGCCATGCTCAATAACTTTGCGATTGAAGCCGCAAACTTCAACGGCGCTAATATGGGAATGTTGCAATCCCTGCGTGAGATCCCCGGATTTTTAGCGTTTACAGCGGTATTTGTTTTATTGGTGTTAAAGGAGCAGACCTTCGCACTGATCAGTTTATGTTTGTTATCGCTTGGTGTCGCCATTACGGGCTTGTTGCCTACTATTTATGGTTTGTATGCAACCACAGTGTTAATGTCGATAGGTTTTCACTATTTTGAGACGTTGAACCAATCACTCAGCTTACAATGGTTTAATAAAGATGAAGCACCTGCCAAACTGGGTATCTTGCTCTCTATTAAATCCATTGCTTCTTTAATCACCTATGCGTTGATATGGTTGGGTTTTAGCTACTTCTCTGCAGATTATCAGTGGATGTATCTGCTTATTGGAGGGGTTGGCTTTATCATTGCGCTATTTATGTTTATCGGCTTTCCAACCTTTGAAATGCATACTACGCAACATAAAAAGCTTATTTTGAGAAAAGAGTACAGCCTATATTACGCCTTGATTTTCTTCTCAGGCGCGAGAAGACAAATATTTATGGTGTTTGCGGGTTTCTTAATGGTAGAAAAGTTTGGTTTTGATGTTGCACAGATCACCGCGCTTTACATGTTGAATCATTTGATAAACATATTTGTCGCTCCCAAGATTGGTAAAATGATTGGGCATATTGGTGAGCGTAAAACCCTGACAATCGAATATGCGGGACTAATTTTTGTATTTATTGGTTACGCATTGGTAGAGTCAGCAAGCTTTGCAGCCGCGCTTTATGTCATCGACCATCTGTTTTTTGCGATGGCTATTGCACTCAAAACTTATTTTCAAAAAATTGCTCGTCCAGAAGACATTGCTGCAACAGCTGGGGTTAGCTTTACCATTAACCATATTGCAGCAGTAGTGATCCCTGCAAGCTTTGGCTTAGTGTGGCTATACGATCAATCCTTAGTATTTTACTTTGGTGCTGCGCTTGCAGTGTGCTCATTGGTGTTGAGCCAATTTGTGAATACAGCAAATGTGCAGGAAAAGCTGGCTAAATCAGTGTGA
- the rho gene encoding transcription termination factor Rho: MHLRELKDKSINELVKLAESMGLENVARLRKQDIIFAILKAHAKSGENIYGGGVLEILQDGFGFLRSSEASYLAGPDDIYVSPSQIRRFSLRTGDTISGLIRPPKDGERYFALLKVNEVNFDKPENSRTKILFENLTPIHANERMVMERGNGSTEDITARVLDLASPIGKGQRALIVAPPKAGKTMLLQNIAQSITYNNPDATLMVLLIDERPEEVTEMQRLVQGEVIASTFDEPANRHVQVAEMVIEKAKRLVEHKKDVIILLDSITRLARAYNTVIPSSGKVLTGGVDANALHKPKRFFGAARNVEEGGSLTIIATALIDTGSKMDEVIYEEFKGTGNMELHLNRKIAEKRVFPAIDFNRSGTRREELLTKTDELQKMWILRKIVHEMSEIDAMEFLIDKLSMSKTNDEFFDSMRRK; encoded by the coding sequence ATGCATTTACGCGAATTAAAAGACAAGTCAATCAATGAACTTGTAAAACTTGCTGAGTCCATGGGACTTGAAAACGTAGCTCGTTTAAGAAAACAAGATATTATCTTTGCTATTTTGAAAGCGCACGCGAAAAGCGGCGAAAATATATACGGCGGCGGTGTTTTAGAAATTTTACAAGATGGCTTCGGCTTTTTACGTTCTTCAGAAGCATCTTACCTAGCTGGTCCTGATGATATTTATGTTTCCCCGAGCCAGATTAGACGTTTCAGCCTGCGTACCGGTGATACCATCAGTGGTTTAATCAGACCACCAAAAGATGGCGAAAGATATTTTGCATTATTGAAAGTTAATGAAGTTAACTTCGATAAGCCAGAAAACTCACGTACCAAAATCCTATTCGAAAACTTAACGCCTATTCATGCTAATGAGCGTATGGTGATGGAACGAGGAAATGGTAGTACAGAAGATATTACCGCTCGAGTACTGGACCTTGCTTCTCCAATTGGTAAAGGTCAGCGTGCACTTATCGTTGCACCGCCAAAAGCAGGTAAGACAATGTTGCTACAAAACATTGCTCAGTCCATCACATACAACAACCCAGATGCAACATTGATGGTACTACTCATCGATGAACGTCCAGAAGAAGTAACTGAGATGCAGCGCCTTGTTCAAGGTGAAGTTATTGCCTCTACGTTTGATGAACCAGCCAACCGCCACGTTCAGGTAGCAGAAATGGTTATCGAAAAAGCAAAACGCTTAGTTGAACATAAGAAGGATGTCATCATTCTACTTGACTCAATTACACGTCTTGCCCGAGCATATAACACGGTTATTCCTTCATCAGGTAAAGTACTAACCGGTGGTGTTGATGCCAATGCTCTTCACAAACCAAAGCGTTTCTTTGGTGCCGCACGTAATGTTGAGGAAGGCGGAAGCTTAACCATCATTGCAACAGCACTTATCGATACCGGCTCTAAGATGGATGAAGTTATCTACGAAGAGTTTAAAGGTACGGGTAACATGGAACTACACCTAAACCGTAAGATCGCGGAGAAACGTGTATTCCCAGCTATCGACTTCAACCGCTCAGGCACTCGTCGTGAAGAACTGCTGACGAAGACTGATGAGCTTCAAAAGATGTGGATCTTGCGTAAGATTGTGCATGAAATGAGTGAAATCGATGCGATGGAATTCCTTATTGATAAGCTTTCCATGAGCAAAACAAACGATGAGTTTTTCGACTCAATGCGTCGTAAGTAA
- the trxA gene encoding thioredoxin TrxA, protein MSDKIIQLTDDSFEADVIKSDKPVLVDFWAEWCGPCKMIAPILDEVAESHGDRVAIGKLNIDQNAGTPPKYGIRGIPTLLLFKDGAVAATKVGALSKTQLVEFLENNL, encoded by the coding sequence ATGAGCGACAAAATTATCCAACTAACTGATGACAGCTTTGAAGCTGACGTAATTAAATCTGACAAGCCTGTACTAGTAGATTTCTGGGCAGAATGGTGTGGCCCTTGTAAAATGATTGCGCCTATCCTTGATGAAGTTGCAGAATCACACGGTGACCGCGTAGCGATCGGTAAACTAAATATCGATCAAAACGCTGGTACTCCACCTAAGTACGGTATCCGTGGCATTCCAACACTGTTACTATTTAAAGATGGTGCTGTAGCGGCAACTAAAGTTGGTGCTTTATCTAAGACTCAACTTGTTGAGTTCCTAGAAAACAACCTATAA
- the gppA gene encoding guanosine-5'-triphosphate,3'-diphosphate diphosphatase has product MAKTASKEDIYAVIDLGSNSFHMLIAKHMAGGIHTIGRVKRKVRLASGLNDQNELSLEAMQRGWECLALFAERLQDIPKQNVSIVATATLRLATNAHTFIEKAEQILNHQVNVISGEVEAKTIYKGVAHTSACQGKQLVIDIGGASTEVVIGKGFDALLYKSLNMGCVTYLDRYFSDGLLSLENFDTAEQAAKQVIQPIQAKYKKLGWELAIGASGTVQAIQEIFAAMGENEQLTLNKLEEVKLKAIECETVAALTLPGLIEERRLVFVSGLAILIALFKSLGIQSMGLAGGALREGVLYSMIPDFQAVDICQRTLDGFTQRYHVDAEQALRVYEVVSDIIAQVSSSWGLDEQTSFHLAKAIASLHEIGLLIDYKQYHRHSGYILANTSMPGYSKAQKDIIVAIVKNHRADLVAKDFDRLGCHFEFAKLLCVVVRLGVLLSMRRKDDVLPKVTVQANNEEKKSLTMQMPDPWLSLHPLMLAELVQEAAYLSKFGWELKIERI; this is encoded by the coding sequence GTGGCAAAGACTGCTTCGAAGGAAGATATTTACGCTGTAATAGACTTAGGTTCTAACAGCTTTCATATGTTGATCGCGAAACATATGGCAGGCGGTATTCACACAATCGGCCGTGTGAAAAGGAAGGTGCGGTTGGCATCTGGGCTTAATGACCAAAATGAATTGTCGCTTGAAGCGATGCAAAGAGGGTGGGAATGCCTGGCTTTGTTCGCAGAGCGCTTACAAGATATCCCCAAGCAAAACGTCAGTATTGTCGCGACAGCGACATTGCGTTTGGCTACTAATGCTCACACATTTATCGAAAAAGCGGAGCAGATCCTTAATCATCAGGTAAATGTGATAAGTGGGGAAGTGGAAGCAAAAACCATTTATAAAGGTGTCGCTCACACATCTGCCTGTCAAGGTAAGCAACTCGTTATTGATATCGGTGGCGCGAGTACCGAAGTCGTGATCGGAAAAGGCTTTGATGCCTTACTGTATAAAAGCTTAAATATGGGCTGTGTGACATACCTAGATAGGTATTTCAGCGATGGCCTATTAAGTCTCGAAAATTTTGACACTGCAGAGCAGGCTGCAAAGCAGGTAATACAGCCTATTCAAGCCAAATATAAAAAGCTTGGCTGGGAGTTAGCTATTGGCGCGTCTGGTACTGTTCAAGCCATTCAGGAAATTTTCGCTGCGATGGGCGAGAATGAACAACTGACGCTAAACAAGTTGGAAGAAGTAAAGCTTAAGGCAATTGAATGTGAAACGGTGGCTGCGCTAACTTTACCTGGGTTAATTGAAGAGCGCCGTTTAGTCTTTGTATCGGGCCTGGCAATTTTGATTGCACTATTCAAATCATTGGGTATTCAATCTATGGGTCTTGCCGGTGGCGCACTTCGTGAGGGTGTACTTTATAGTATGATCCCTGACTTTCAGGCTGTTGATATCTGTCAGCGCACATTGGATGGTTTCACTCAGCGTTATCATGTTGATGCCGAGCAGGCGCTGCGAGTATACGAAGTGGTGTCTGATATTATCGCCCAAGTGTCATCGAGCTGGGGTCTGGATGAACAAACGAGTTTTCACTTGGCAAAGGCAATCGCATCTCTTCATGAAATAGGCTTACTGATTGACTATAAACAGTACCACAGACACAGCGGCTATATATTGGCGAATACTTCGATGCCTGGATATAGCAAAGCGCAAAAAGATATTATCGTTGCTATCGTTAAAAATCACAGAGCCGACCTTGTTGCCAAAGACTTTGATCGATTAGGTTGTCACTTTGAATTCGCTAAGCTGTTATGCGTTGTAGTTCGACTTGGTGTTTTGCTATCTATGCGTAGAAAAGACGATGTTCTACCTAAAGTAACAGTTCAAGCTAACAATGAAGAGAAAAAGTCCCTGACTATGCAAATGCCCGATCCTTGGCTATCTCTTCACCCATTGATGTTAGCGGAGCTCGTTCAAGAAGCGGCTTACCTATCAAAATTCGGTTGGGAATTAAAAATAGAGCGCATTTAG